From Anopheles darlingi chromosome 2, idAnoDarlMG_H_01, whole genome shotgun sequence, the proteins below share one genomic window:
- the LOC125959576 gene encoding uncharacterized protein LOC125959576, with product MFSPLQNGVEQIFQPWVIRTYGDRAKTKTITLKKQARIIKTLRGQEMNNPDSSKFRFWVKTKGFTTSRPGNFQDVFTYQNIPENDGCILYAPSGGLEPGQPYKKVAVVENFFDIIYGIHVSLGSRASRHAGQKRTYRTITETYAFLPREAVTKFLSLCGQCSKLTTKPSSPTEEERSTNTRSQQPLPDRLQDPSARFDKATCDSTLDSVSRRSTAQSVSRGSDRDYSPSPYYELLRNFYESARSSASKRDVHPFSAVGGARRMGRSSLELRSHSEPVASEQIGGGPAARPNSATAVEVETLRRCVSGEVQRAVIEDRVVNGDAKPLVGLNNNFSDKRSGVAVAVAAAGTGSQTKAPITSTYLGVTRSFGLDDDDALNMVSLFYYYYGYFSMQKLCNGHRL from the exons atGTTTTCCCCTCTGCAAAATGGCGTGGAACAGATCTTCCAACCGTGGGTCATACGCACGTACGGTGACCGGGCAAAGACGAAGACCATCACGCTGAAGAAGCAGGCACGCATCATCAAAACACTGCGCGGCCAGGAGATGAACAATCCGGACAGTTCCAAGTTTCGATTTTGGGTTAAAACGAAAG gattCACCACTTCGAGGCCGGGCAACTTTCAGGATGTTTTCACTTACCAGAACATTCCGGAGAACGATGGTTGCATACTTTACGCACCGAGCGGTGGCCTG GAACCGGGACAACCGTACAAAAAGGTGGCCGTGGTGGAAAACTTCTTCGACATCATCTACGGTATCCACGTATCGCTCGGTAGTCGCGCCAGTAGACACGCCGGCCAGAAGCGAACGTACCGTACG ATCACCGAAACATACGCATTCCTACCCCGGGAAGCCGTTACCAAGTTCCTGTCGCTGTGCGGCCAATGCTCGAAGCTTACCACGAAACCTTCTTCACCGACGGAAGAGGAACGTAGTACCAACACCAGAtcgcagcagccgctgcctGACCGGTTGCAAGATCCAAGCGCACGCTTCGACAAAGCAACCTGTGACAGTACGCTCGACAGTGTTTCGCGGCGCAGCACGGCGCAATCCGTTAGTCGCGGTTCTGATCGAGACTACTCGCCTTCGCCGTACTACGAGTTGTTGCGAAACTTTTACGAAAGTGCCCGATCGAGTGCGTCCAAAAGGGATGTCCACCCTTTCAgtgccgttggtggtgcgcgACGAATGGGCAGAAGCTCGCTGGAACTCAGAAGCCATAGTGAACCGGTAGCGTCCGAGCAGATCGGCGGTGGTCCTGCTGCTCGACCAAACAGTGCCACGGCTGTTGAAGTGGAAACGCTGCGGCGCTGCGTAAGCGGCGAAGTGCAACGAGCAGTGATCGAAGATCGGGTGGTGAACGGCGACGCGAAACCGTTGGTTGGATTGAACAATAATTTTAGTGACAAGCGCtcgggggtggcggtggcggtggcggcggccggaACGGGAAGTCAGACGAAAGCGCCCATCACCTCGACGTATCTCGGTGTGACGCGAAGCTTCGGgctggacgatgacgatgcgctGAATATGGTGAGTCTCTTCTATTACTACTACGGGTACTTTAGTATGCAGAAACTGTGCAACGGTCATCGTCTATAA